In Danio aesculapii chromosome 8, fDanAes4.1, whole genome shotgun sequence, the genomic stretch aagtgttttaaattatgttagtctccttatttctttccgttttattttaaatattataaatgtttaaagttttaggtaaagacgtcaaaatatgcccacacatgcaagctaaactagatcatatctgagtcatcatgctttattacccaaccaaaatcagcgaggaaaaaataaatgttttaaattaaattatatttaaatgttaaatttgttttacgcagcatatgttttacgcagaggatgccaggagggccagctggggcttcgggacggagtgaaaggagaggcaggactttgccccgagtctgggaaagatggcttgccgtcattacactagttttccgatggcacacgagttacatgcgccaaacacatgaacaaataaattaataaataagggaaagaaaacatctagccttataggctgagttctttttgattataatcgccgttaagtttctgttttaaatgtaaggctgttgcaaaaaataataaaattgcttaaaataatacaattttaatttataagtgactttgctgcgtcccccttgatgtttcaataacgcataataatctatacaccaaattaaagacacttaaatagacatgatttcggcctcactgatgcccattaactcctgacagacaagcttttggttatgagaagggggaaggggtctccactattaagtgtttttcacaaacatgaatacacaaaatccaaaactcctataggacggatggcgtaacaaaacctatgcgtttaaaaacgaaaccgcattaaatatggggccttatgaaaatgaatgtttctatcttttgaacggtgacggcataatatcatggaattactttcaatagcaaaataaaaaacatctcaaggaagaacggacaaaggaaagtttcacttctatcactctttaaaagttttggtttgggtcattgtaaatgctcagtctcgttatgagctgatcttcatttctctgtgttggtggaataaagcaggcgagtcagccgcaccaatttatgagcagacagagcaggattctcatgatgaccaccggcgcaattccgctctttgttatgagctgtagtttcagtgtaaacttagtaaaggtgagtttctttggcaatgatgtgtacagtgttagattttatatttagcggacatttgcgctgaacacgcggtgaatgcaacgcatcaagattcgggcaccttctccgaaaacactcgattgatctcagctggcggatcaacatttacctcatgttatgatcgctgtcatctgcgccattattattattataactttaggggaggtttgcaaacctgtgcacttttcactcttcagtcgtttgtatttcctgcagtaacaaaagctccctgttcattatattcagacacacaaatgctcccaaatatattataagggggcatagattaaatttcgggcgctcatgcgaccaaaatggttgcaatttcgagccctgtagtataaggacatgtattcagaccacaactgaacgtttgaagaaaattgaatgccttattatttagaattagctattattgatgtaaatgcagccgttcaaggtgcataattgatttattacggtactgacagtattagaaaatccatgtcgtggcgcaatgtcacaccggtgatgactatgacaccggtgtaccgcccacccctactacctgttatttaaaatatctatattacgctccaagcattcgccaaaaagaaaatatttctaagtaaaaacacaaaacatagctgaatagagtgttgcctgctttagaggatgggttagtaattatattataactggttatgttcaggtcaatgaaataatacctttaataaataaaatatgttcgtaagaacgtggtgggccagtgattccgtcgctgtcatcagtggtttaatgagctcaggagaattctgctttgcatttttctatgcattactaacatcactaaaccagacatttgttttataagttaaccaaatattcgcagagattcagcagttttttttctgacgcgtttgccagtcatgccagtcagtgaaaaaaaagtaaccgtggccctgtttgcaggtattaatattcgttttttcgtcaatctgatgcaatttttattatttatacaggacgttaaaatgcaattaaaagtttcaaatcaattaaactcaatttataaaaaggctagcctattttatgcattaaatataactaatttcctttatttctgattagaccatgcattttagactattttacaattgtaatatgtgcatatgctttttttttaaataacattcgtttaacaaatattttttgtcgaaagtaattaagtgacctgttttttttttattaaaacctttatgcaaaaggatcagaggataaattatcgtaggataaacgtatcttatggaaaaacaccaattgacgggctctgctttcggttttaaaagaatcaagcagctttaaaaaatataatttgctgaagagaaatgacaggaaaaaaagaaagaaaaagataaaatatatagggactgttaaaagaacatttttctttaatatattctttcgactccgaaacatcagctaagaaagattatgatgaatgacggagtttctctattgcctgcttcagcagttgtcccggtcccgctggttatgaacgaggaggcggagagaatgcgctgtttagtttcggcttgatatatttaaataaaaactaacaccgaactgcttttaacgctcaaaaagttaaactaaaatgcacaattcttgttggttgcacccgcgggatgcacaatgaaccaaacgcggcattattttaattctatattcgtgaagaatgagccatgagattgagatttttgaaggtgctctctagcggcgaagttcctggcagagtagcgagtgaaaaaatgtgcattaagaaattggacaagaggaataacattttaaattatataacaatcatcgtattctttctaatcctcgcccagttttaatacaagttgtgtttttttaatatttgtggctgggaagtttattaagaatatatttataattatatataattaaataaatacataattatatatatatatatatatatatatatatatatatatatatagagagagagagagagagagagagagagagagagagagagagagagagagagagctgctgtaaaggctatttctttccgttcgcatcccgtccctttgcgccccctggcggctttttcacaaactgcggtcttacactaaaaacagagcagcatttatttcaaacggcggcggtataagccacggcggtaatagccactttgaactctcacctactgtacatcctttcctgtcattcagacctgcaacacattccaaaaaaagttgggacagaagTAATTTAGAGcttgtaatcaggtaaattggttaaataataatgtgatttaaaacaggtgatgtcaacaggtgattattgtaattatgattttgtTTCATAGCAGCATCCaataaaggtctagtcctttaggagcaaagatgggctgaggatcgccagtttgccaacaaatacgtgagaaaattattgaaaagtttaaaaacaatTTCCCTGAATGATAGGAAAATATTTGGATaattcaccttcaacagtgcataacatagtTAAAACAATCAAGGAATCtaaaggaatttcagtgcgtaacgGACAaaggcgcaagcctaagctgaactactgtGATCTCCGAAGCCttaggtggcactgcatcaacaACTGTCATTCATTTATAAGCAATttaccacatgggctcaggaataGATTGGCAAATCTTCGTCAAGTatcacaatatgtagttacatgccagttaaaactgtactgtaccaaaaggaatccctatgttaacagtgtccagaagcaccgtcAACTTCTCTGCGCTTGGAGGCATCTTTGAtagaccatcacacagtgaaaaCGTGTATTATAGTCAGATGAAACAGggtttcaggtatttttggggggagaaatggatgccgtgtgctccggaccaaaagAAAAGGATTAtacagactgttaccagcaacaagtccaaaagccagtgtCTGTCATGGTAGGGTGTTGTGTTAGTGGCCTTGGCAAAGGTAATTTGGACTTCCGTGATGGCACCATAATGCTAAAAAGCACATAGAGCATTTGGAGAATAATATGCTGCTTTCTTTTCTAGGGATGCCCATGCATATATCAGCAAGACAATACAAAACCACATTCTACACAAATTGCAGTCCTGGCTgctgaggaagaggatacaggggGAAACCggattttgggggaaaccggagcacccggagaaacccatgtaaacacggggagaactttcAAACtcccttgttgctgtgaggtgattgtgcctCCCATTGCGCCACCAGCTGTTTAatgtagatataaaaataaagtaatcaaAAGGTCAACTTGTTTTTAACTCGAGTATTATTTGCTTCAGTCTGTCTCTCTTGCACTTTATTTTCTTTAGGGACTAAGTAGTGACAACAAAGCTCATGAGAATATGGCAAACCCTGAATATGCCACATGGATACCAAAACAATATAAAGGCCAGTTCAAAAGACAGAAAGACTTATCAGAGAAAAACGTCTGATGTTTTTTGATGTGTAGATTTTAACTCCAGTAGGTTCAGACCAATTTTTTTTGGGATCTACTCCAGTATGCAATGTCTCAATTTGTCTTTGAGTTAGAGTATTATCCTAATTATGAACTAAATTTGACTTAATTAACAAGACTTTTTGAAAAAAGTTTATTGATGATTGTGAAATGAATAGTTCAAACAATAGGCAAGATGTTTTtggggactgtgttttcaaaagcttttTTGTAGTATTACTGGGTGTCATTATCAATTGTATCAACAGCATACTGCTTTATACTTTCTTCAAAAACCCTGTCCTTGCTCAGGAGCCTCGCTATATCTTATACACACAGCTGATCATCAATGACATCATTACTTTGTCTGTTGGTGTGACTTTATATGTGTTCACTTGTTTATTGCCAAACTTGAATGTTGCAATCTGCTGCGTTCTTGTGCTGATTGCGAGCAACGTCTTCAAGAACACACCACTAAACCTGGCCGGCATGGCTATTGAGCGATTTGTGGCAGTTTGCTACCCTCTACATCATGCACAAATATGCACTGTCCAAAACACTAAAATCCTGATAGGCATCATCTGGCTGATGGGAGCCCTTCCTGGCATGTTGGACTTTTTAGTGGTCTTGGCTCTTCgtcctctctctttttttacttCTAATCGTATTTGCTACCTGCAAAATGTGTTCAATTCTGAGTATCATGTAATAAGCCATGCTGTCTTTAACATTGTCTATATGTGCTCAGTGTGGGTGCTTCTTTTCTACACTTACTTCAAAGTGCTATTCTCTGCTAAAGCAGCTGCGTCAGAACCAGCTCAAGCACAGAAGGCCAGGAGAACCATCTTACTGCACGGGGTTCAGCTACTGCTCTGTACACTGTCCCTGCTCACAACAGTTCTGGATGGGGCTTTGACGAGTCGCTTTCCTGACTACAGGGTTATAATCTACTACTGCACCTTTATTCTCACTAGCATTTTGCCACGGTTGCTGAGTCCACTCATATATGGCTTGAGAGATCAAACGTTTAAGAAATATATAAAGAGTTCATTTATGTGTTCCACTAAGACTTTTGTGTCTCCTGAAAAATGgctgtaaaaagtaaaaataattatgCTATTTCTTAAATTTTGTAAATgatatttaaaggaatagttcttcctaaaatgaaaattctgtcatcatttactcttcctttACTTGCTTAaaatctgtttgactttctttcttctattaaactcgaaagaagatattttgaaacttggaaatctgttaccattgacttccatatttgttcATCCTATACCATCAAAGtgaatgtttacaggttttcagctttcttcaaattgtcttttgggttcaacagaagaaagaaactcataaaggtttggaaccacttgagggtgagtaaattaagtatttttttttttttttgcggtgaACTAGCTTTAATTTAGATTACTGGACAATCAGTGTTATTCAACATAATGTAAACTTAGTTTTGTATATTAAGTAAAATAGTATTAACATTCGAGATGatcctgaatttttttatttccatacatactgtatagaatTGATCATCAGAGCACTTAGAGTCTTAAAGTACTTTTGGCAACTTCTTCACGAaccttattaaattattaattatttttctccAAGCAAACTTGTTTAAAAGGTTAGAAATTATTTAAcccaattaaaataatattaaatacagaaataaaacccaatatatatatatatatatatatatatatatatatatatatatatatatatatatatatatataaataatatatatatattatttgtcaaAGTAAAACTTTTACTGATGTTTACATTtcttaaacatatttataaagcattaagtggtgagtgaatgagagagaaCACAAAATATCTTTTGAAGAAacctagaaacctgtaaccattgacatgcatAGTTACATGTTTTCTTTCAGAACATTTtcagaaaggaaaaaagaaaaactcaggcttggaacaagtgaaaggtgcGGAAATGATGAACTTTCATTTTGGGggacgaactatccctttaactcctATTTGTATAGCactatatatatagtgatatctatctatctatctatctatctatctatctatctatctatctatctatctatctatctatctatctatctatctatctatctatctatctatatatatatatatatatatatatatatatatatatatatatatatatatatatatatatatatatattgctgacTGCTTTTATACCACAGATACTAAAGTTATCTAGataaaatttactcagttcagagTATATTTGGTCCCACTCTAAATTGAGTTAATGTAACTCAGCAGTTAAATTTTGTGAGATAATTAACTTTTATTTGGCCCACAGGTTCAATCTGTCCTTCATCAATCgcttgttctttaaaaaaaaaaaaaaagaattaaattgtgataaataatcttaaaatattatGTGACTATAGTAATGCCTGGTGACTATTACATTTATGCAAATGTATGTATGTTAATTtgcaaaagcaaacaataatatataaaacaacaacaaaaaacaaatacaaaagtaTAAAGTATTTtagaaagtaaaaatatatattttgtgtgtgtttatgtgtgtgtgtgtgtgtttatttatatatatatatatatatatatatatatatatatatatatatatatatatatatatatatatatatatatatatatatatatatatattatcatacaTCTGTGaagaattaaataaatgactCTTTATGGAACCCTGCTGGATATATGTGgaaattgcacatttttatttacaattttttccaGGGCCAATTTTTCCAGGCCAATGAAGAGAAACACAAACTGGCAGTCTTAGTCACTGCCGTAGAAGTAAAACACATTTAATCCTTAAATATCTTAACCgaggaggatatatatatatatatatatatatatatatatatatatatatatatatatatatatatatatatatatatatatatatatatatatatatatatactccaaATACATTTATGTATTCTACAATTTGAAATCAAGGAAATGCCAAAGGGGTTCAAAAGAgaacatttttgcacattttaatgAGTAATATGTACACTTTAGGTAGCCttctaataaatacatttataatatataaatatcctGACCATTTAGATACATGCATGTCTTTTGTAagtatttaatgtaaatttattttatgaaatgatggtaaaattaagataaaaatatatatatttttaagaaaatgtaagCATTAACACagcttaaatgaaataaaaaaattataaataagtaaGTAGGACAAATTAAAGCCCATGGGTTAATGTAAAGAGAAAATTGCtttataattgtattatcttaactcatattttttatttaattccaaACACAGAACTAtactaaaattaaaaatgcatttataaaataatgatCTTAGAGGTTTGAAACAATTTTGAACATACAGAGATAAAAATGCAAGgatacttttaaaattaaaatctcaCCAGTAGGTGGCAGTAAGAGACCACTTTTGGAACAGTTCACACATTGCGTCTTTGGTGGGCACAAGTTTTGTAGgtacatgttgtttttttaagaagaaaaaaaaagcattgtgGTCATGAAGCTCACATAGTGTGACATGCTTGCATTTTCCAGGAGGGTCTCAAGCACAGTTAGTTGAAAAACTCTCCACAGTTGAAAAAATCTGGTTGCACCACAAGTCATGTGTCGAACCAACAATCAGTTTCACACTTTATATGGATTATACAAATTTTACTAATAACAGTAGACTAcataattacctcagacaaaggTAGAATTACATCTGACAAAAAAGAGCTAAACAGCAGCTCAGGTGCCAGAGTCTGAGGTTCTGCAAGCTTAAGATCAACAATGCCCAAACTGAGGAAGGTAAGTTGAGCTCCACACCAAACCAACTCAAACTATACTAAAGTAAACGTCAGATGCATTATCAGACAAACTTGTATCAGCAGTAATGTGGTGTTATTGTGACACTGATATTGACAGACTGGTGTATTTTGAAATGTTAATGGCTCTCAAAAAACAAAGTGGTTGGTGTGAAACGGTTGTGGGACTGAACATGTggtattgcttttaaaaataaatattatgctGTCAGAATGCACAGATAATGATGCTCTCATCCCTATAAACACATTGGTGATTATCAGACGGATCCCTGCGGCTAAGCTGAAGTCCTCAAACAGAAGATTTATGGGCTAAGTTATGTGACATGAGTGTAGCCGTCCTCTGGTAGATGTGATTTGAAGAATCCTATTCTATTCCTGGTATTTTAGTCACACAAGCTCCTTTGTTTTGTAGCCATCAATTTCCTGGACCATCAGGTGAATCTTCACAAACAGTATGTAGAAAAGTTGTTGCACTAGTACTCATGTCTAAATCATGGCTACTTTAGTAAGTCCATTTGGGAAAATTCTTGAcccaaatgtttcatttttgtaGTTATTCTATCCAATTTACTTGAATAAGCTGATTGCTAGACTAAGGTAAGCCTAAGTCAAATTAACACATTTACATCACtactttaaatttatttcagCATTGCACAATGtgtgttaaattaaaatttttaagtaATCACTCCTCTCACCCTCAAAGAACAAGTTTAAAGTGGTGTTGTACCAGACCAGTCTGTGCTCTTAATTCCAGAAGTTGAGCATTCAGACACTGACAGGCTTTGGTTTGTGAGAAATGTTAGAGCTGATTCTCATAATTCTGAAATTCATGAGGCCATGAAACTCCTTGGGCTTCCTCCACCCAACTATGTCTGCTTCTGCTGTGGGATAGCCAGACATCACATTAAGCACTGCATCACCAATGGGGTAACTGCCCAGCTaacaaaattcatgtggctcaaatccggcccacaccagacacttacatccggcccacataccgcatggaatgatggcacttgggcggtccacTCCAGTTTGCCAGATccgggccacaaataagccataGCCATATCACATATCAgtcagaattcaaccaaatgaaccagaactgaccctattctgggccgcagtttgcttttattctggcccagatctgacctacaccttacacttgctgggtgtggcaaaaatcccagcatgcattgcagtatgaatacatacTATAGCTTATTGATACTACAGTTTTCATTGTTtccttttgattctgctgtttatgttgacgttgttgattttgtcacttttagtatccttttttgttgattttgttaattgtcataaacattcataattctgtggcatgtgcaagcatgttattactttacttctaataatggattaaacattggtaacatcagtgaattatattatttcatcacaggttgtgcctcactttttttttttattatattctcggcttgtttgctgtaatgaataaacttcaaGGTTCAAAGTttgcaaagttcttaaaagttacagcagcccaaaataaaatgtatattaggaggttcagggctatgagcccaactaaagcaaacacttttcttcattagggtgactttagtctatgtggtccacatacgttttaagataactgggccccatttgccatatcttctctgggctgctctaggctcacagccacattagccagagctaactgtgccaaatatttgccaaaagtggcccacatttgccatatttcctctgggccactataggctaacggctgcattagccagagttgaatgtgccgaatatttgccaaaagtggcccacatatgttttaaaataactgagctacatttgccatattttctctgggctaTATTAGGCTCAAagccgcaatagccagagcttactgtgccaaatatttgccaaaagtggcacacATATGTCCTAAGATAACttggccacatttgcacttacacatgtgagccactttaggtttagacccagattacccttaaatgactgcC encodes the following:
- the LOC130234016 gene encoding odorant receptor 131-2-like, which gives rise to MNSSNNRQDVFGDCVFKSFFVVLLGVIINCINSILLYTFFKNPVLAQEPRYILYTQLIINDIITLSVGVTLYVFTCLLPNLNVAICCVLVLIASNVFKNTPLNLAGMAIERFVAVCYPLHHAQICTVQNTKILIGIIWLMGALPGMLDFLVVLALRPLSFFTSNRICYLQNVFNSEYHVISHAVFNIVYMCSVWVLLFYTYFKVLFSAKAAASEPAQAQKARRTILLHGVQLLLCTLSLLTTVLDGALTSRFPDYRVIIYYCTFILTSILPRLLSPLIYGLRDQTFKKYIKSSFMCSTKTFVSPEKWL